In a genomic window of Diorhabda carinulata isolate Delta chromosome 8, icDioCari1.1, whole genome shotgun sequence:
- the LOC130897439 gene encoding putative nuclease HARBI1 — MEGDSDFSNVSEFSSESDDEEFLDDIIELRQNIENYLCIIVPQYSDQVFMEHFRMRRNVVELLAVNFEAIIKWPNNGEKVNIERHFRQNGFPNVVGVIDGSHIKIDKPSVDPESYINRKGFYSIHMQVVCDHKMEIRDIFVGFPGYVHDSRVFKRSSLSRTLQQKCGDMYIIGDSGYPLQRHLLTPFKNRGQLTRRQMNYNTILSRNRYIIEHCFGRLKQ; from the exons ATGGAAGGAGATAGtgatttttctaatgtttctGAATTTTCTAGTGAAAGTGATGATGAAGAATTCTTGGATGATATTATTGAGTTAAgacaaaacattgaaaattacCTATGTATAATAGTGCCTCAATATAGTGATCAAGTTTTTATGGAACATTTTCGAATGCGTAGAAATGTTGTTGAACTATTAGCAGTAAATTTCGAAGCAA taataaaatggcCAAATAATGGGGAAAAAGTTAATATCGAGAGACATTTTCGGCAAAATGGATTTCCAAATGTAGTTGGTGTGATTGATGGAAGTCACATTAAAATAGACAAACCAAGTGTAGATCCAGAATCATACATAAACCGGAAAGGATTTTACTCTATTCAT aTGCAGGTTGTCTGTGATCATAAAATGGAAATAAGAGATATATTTGTTGGATTTCCGGGATATGTTCACGATAGCCGGGTCTTCAAGAGGTCCTCGCTTTCAAGAACACTGCAGCAAAAATGTGGAGATATGTATATTATTGGAGATAGTGGCTATCCTCTTCAGAGACACCTATTAACACCTTTTAAAAATAGGGGACAACTTACTAGACGTCAGATGAATTATAATACTATTTTGTCACGCAATAGATACATTATCGAGCATTGTTTTGGTAGACTCAAACAATAA
- the LOC130897440 gene encoding piggyBac transposable element-derived protein 3-like, giving the protein MCTSRRAVGKPIFFYRGLTLNELLQIIEEDDHNEVDDEISLTIMPPKNSCEEVTDEDSGDEDHLDINNLPGSQLLAEAEIFEPNVEEDVNISLPSDSGSDDNEENLPLSDVKRLLKNSQHICVKKNYAWRNQDLTPNNIEVPKPQIVQNENSVIELFSLFWGDEVIDLFVYYSNMYATSKNRVGNITKEEMKNFFAILLLSGYQKLPRRRMYWENSSDTQNQLVINSLSRDRFEYIFSNLHCCDNTNLDKTDRFAKVRLLINKMNSLFQQYAPVTENHSVDEAIVPYYGRHGCKQFIRGKPIRYGYKLWTGCTSKGYVIWVEAYQGAKSEIKPCYKELGLGPSVILQYTDIINSIQSFPYHIFCDNFFTTIPLLSEMTRRNLKITGTIRENRTSKCPLANKSQFKKKSRGFIEYKTNEENTVVVKWHDNNVVTLASNALPVHPTHSVSRYSHKEKKKIEVDQPHNIFTYNKYMGGVDRADQNISLYRIGLRGKKWYIPLIFHMLDLAVQNAWQLHREQNGKLDHLGFRRRIVMTILEGNQRKFAKRSKLSQSHNCEMRYDRIDHLIVTQGKQNRCGMCHKKVSTKCEKCDAALHVVYFKPYHVKEI; this is encoded by the coding sequence ATGTGTACTTCTAGAAGGGCAGTAGGCAAACCGATATTCTTTTACAGGGGTCTCACTCTGAATGAACTATTGCAAATCATTGAAGAAGATGATCACAATGAAGTTGATGACGAAATATCGCTTACAATTATGCCGCCCAAAAATTCTTGCGAGGAAGTTACTGATGAAGATTCAGGCGATGAAGATCATTTAGATATTAACAATTTGCCTGGATCGCAACTTCTAGCCGAGGCAGAAATTTTTGAACCTAATGTTGAAGAAGATGTTAATATTTCTTTACCAAGCGATTCAGGTAGtgatgataatgaagaaaatctGCCATTGTCGGATGTAAAACGTCTTCTGAAAAACTCCCAACATATATGTGTGAAGAAAAATTATGCTTGGAGAAACCAAGACTTAACACCTAATAATATAGAAGTTCCAAAACCACAAAttgttcaaaatgaaaattcggTTATTGAATTGTTTTCGTTATTTTGGGGTGACGAAGTTATAGATTTATTTGTCTACTATTCTAATATGTACGCTACAAGCAAAAATAGGGTTGGAAACAtaacaaaagaagaaatgaaaaattttttcgccATCCTACTACTGTCTGGTTATCAAAAATTACCCAGACGTAGAATGTATTGGGAAAATTCTTCTGACACGCAAAATCAGCTTGTTATAAATTCGTTATCTAGAGATCgttttgagtatattttcagtaatttacaTTGCTGTGATAACACGAATTTAGACAAGACAGACAGATTTGCCAAAGTAcgattattgataaataaaatgaacagTTTATTCCAACAGTATGCACCAGTAACTGAAAATCACAGTGTGGATGAAGCCATAGTGCCTTATTATGGTCGCCATGGCTGTAAGCAATTCATACGTGGTAAACCCATACGTTATGGGTACAAATTATGGACAGGTTGTACCAGCAAAGGGTATGTTATTTGGGTAGAGGCGTACCAAGGTGCCAAATCAGAAATAAAGCCCTGTTATAAGGAACTGGGTTTAGGACCATCTGTGATTCTGCAATATACCGACATAATCAATTCTATTCAAAGCTTTCCCTATCACATTTTTTGCGACAATTTCTTTACGACTATACCACTTCTGAGTGAAATGACtagaagaaatttgaagataacAGGAACCATAAGAGAAAATCGCACGTCAAAATGTCCACTGGCAAATAAATCCCAGTTCAAGAAAAAAAGTAgaggttttattgaatacaAAACTAACGAAGAAAACACTGTAGTTGTTAAATGGCATGACAATAACGTTGTCACTTTAGCATCCAATGCCTTGCCTGTTCACCCTACTCATTCAGTTAGTCGTTATTCtcacaaagaaaaaaagaaaattgaggtAGACCAACCtcataatatatttacttataacaaatatatggGAGGCGTTGACAGGGCAGATCAAAATATAAGTCTCTACAGAATAGGTTTGAGAGGAAAGAAGTGGTACATTCCTCTTATATTTCACATGTTAGATCTTGCGGTTCAAAATGCATGGCAACTTCACAGGGAACAAAATGGAAAACTGGATCATCTAGGATTTCGAAGGAGAATAGTCATGACCATTTTAGAAGGAAACCAACGAAAATTTGCGAAGAGATCGAAGTTGTCACAATCACATAACTGTGAGATGAGATATGATCGTATTGATCACTTAATTGTGACACAAGGGAAGCAAAACAGGTGTGGCATGTGCCACAAAAAAGTCTCCACCAAGTGTGAGAAGTGTGATGCTGCATTACATGTTGTATATTTTAAGCCTTACCATGTGAAAGAAATCTaa